The following proteins are co-located in the Sandaracinaceae bacterium genome:
- a CDS encoding cytochrome P450, with amino-acid sequence MLFDHLRHPELPPGPSMPSWLQLYHWLGDSRAFYAQQRALHGDVFTIRPFGVVPSVVFAHPAAVREILQVTPGTFGHANDLAQISVGTDSVILRNGDPHRLARRRLMPSFLGAPLHALGPRMLEATDEAIDALSPGEQVDFLWLGRRLTLHIIFRTLFGVGASGRYDALFREVLTLAEGAQDPFAMMAATVLPPGLLAAVTRGSHDGEGRRRRDPAWVVPLRSGSMVRANRRVRDMLLAHVRDVRAGRVEALPDSVFAQILRRADASDGPALGDDELVSELLTLLLAGHDTTAIALSWALRLLLHHESTWAALCNEVARSVAEHGALDVSAVDRLPYLDAAVRESMRLQPIVPAIARRALVDTVIAGVRIPAGVMVQALTTGGQHDEDLWPDARAFRPERMLDTSARPEALLPFGGGYRRCVGAAFATLELKLILARLAQRTELRLLLSEAPVPGRSGILAQPHGGAPVLVTARHPRETRSARPAHSSSASLAR; translated from the coding sequence ATGCTCTTCGACCATCTCCGCCATCCCGAGCTCCCTCCCGGCCCGAGCATGCCCTCGTGGCTCCAGCTGTATCACTGGCTCGGGGACTCCCGCGCCTTCTACGCGCAGCAGCGGGCGCTGCACGGCGACGTCTTCACCATCCGTCCGTTCGGCGTGGTGCCCTCCGTCGTCTTCGCGCACCCGGCCGCGGTGCGCGAGATCCTGCAGGTGACGCCAGGGACCTTCGGACACGCCAACGACCTGGCGCAGATCTCGGTGGGCACCGACTCGGTCATCCTCCGCAACGGCGACCCCCATCGTCTGGCGCGGCGGCGCCTCATGCCGTCGTTTCTCGGCGCGCCGCTGCACGCGCTCGGACCGCGCATGCTCGAGGCGACCGACGAGGCCATCGACGCGCTCTCGCCTGGGGAGCAGGTGGACTTCCTGTGGCTCGGACGACGGCTGACCTTGCACATCATCTTCCGCACGCTGTTCGGGGTGGGCGCGAGCGGTCGCTACGACGCGCTCTTCCGCGAGGTGCTGACGCTGGCGGAGGGCGCTCAGGACCCCTTCGCGATGATGGCCGCCACGGTGCTCCCGCCTGGGCTGCTCGCCGCGGTGACGCGCGGGAGCCACGACGGAGAAGGACGGCGGCGGCGAGACCCCGCGTGGGTCGTGCCGCTGCGGAGCGGGTCGATGGTGCGCGCGAACCGACGCGTGCGAGACATGCTGTTGGCCCACGTGCGGGACGTGCGCGCCGGGCGCGTCGAGGCCCTGCCCGACTCGGTGTTCGCGCAGATCCTGCGGCGCGCCGACGCGAGCGACGGGCCCGCGCTGGGTGACGACGAGCTCGTGAGCGAGCTGCTCACCCTGTTGCTGGCGGGGCACGACACCACCGCCATCGCGCTCTCGTGGGCGCTGCGGCTCTTGCTGCACCACGAGTCCACGTGGGCGGCGCTGTGCAACGAGGTGGCGCGCAGCGTGGCGGAGCACGGCGCGCTCGACGTGTCCGCGGTGGACCGACTGCCCTACCTCGACGCTGCGGTGCGCGAGAGCATGCGGCTGCAGCCCATCGTCCCCGCCATCGCGCGCCGCGCGCTCGTCGACACGGTCATCGCCGGTGTGCGCATCCCAGCCGGGGTGATGGTGCAGGCGCTGACCACCGGCGGACAGCATGACGAAGACCTGTGGCCCGACGCGCGCGCGTTCCGACCGGAGCGCATGCTGGACACGTCGGCCCGCCCCGAGGCGCTCTTGCCGTTCGGGGGCGGCTATCGGCGCTGCGTGGGCGCGGCCTTCGCGACCCTGGAGCTGAAGCTCATCCTCGCGCGCCTCGCACAGCGCACCGAGCTGCGGCTCTTGCTCAGCGAGGCCCCGGTCCCGGGCCGCAGCGGCATCTTGGCGCAGCCGCACGGGGGTGCCCCGGTCCTGGTGACGGCACGCCATCCCCGTGAGACGAGGTCTGCCCGCCCGGCTCACTCCTCGAGCGCGAGCTTGGCCCGGTAG
- a CDS encoding AraC family transcriptional regulator ligand-binding domain-containing protein, whose protein sequence is MKGVVSSAGRFWLPALRHLQHHTTDWEPVLARASLTVEALEDHDRRVPFGAGLLLLREGARALRDPLFGLRAGLGIDRASFLLTAFVAITQETGRAAYQVASQLTPLTFDGLECVLESAADASHVTIRLSQAGSPCDDPLLAEYLVGSVLGVQQRSVEVRLQRVAFVHAARAPMATYREALGGSVVFGQEACTITYHAPLDARLAGADPVLSEVLSKQAFGLLAQLPVGAVHAPRVQRLVLTQLADGAVDVEAAARALHMSERTLRRRLAEEGTSFREVVDGARRERALVLMERRDQNLDQIALALGFAGAGAFRRAFHRWTGESPRAYRAKLALEE, encoded by the coding sequence GTGAAGGGTGTCGTCTCGAGCGCGGGGCGCTTCTGGTTGCCCGCCCTGCGCCACCTGCAGCACCACACGACCGACTGGGAGCCTGTCTTGGCGCGCGCTTCGCTCACCGTCGAGGCGCTCGAAGATCACGACCGTCGCGTCCCGTTCGGCGCGGGGCTGCTCCTCTTGCGGGAGGGGGCGCGGGCGCTGCGCGACCCCCTCTTCGGGTTGCGCGCAGGGCTCGGTATCGATCGCGCGAGCTTCCTGCTGACCGCCTTCGTGGCCATCACCCAGGAGACGGGGCGGGCCGCGTACCAGGTGGCCTCGCAGCTCACGCCGCTGACGTTCGATGGGCTCGAGTGCGTGCTCGAGAGCGCGGCGGACGCGTCGCACGTGACCATCCGCTTGTCGCAGGCGGGCTCACCCTGCGACGACCCGCTGCTGGCCGAGTACCTGGTGGGGTCGGTGCTGGGTGTTCAGCAGCGTTCCGTCGAGGTGCGCTTGCAGCGCGTCGCGTTCGTGCACGCCGCGCGTGCCCCGATGGCCACCTATCGGGAGGCGCTCGGCGGCTCCGTGGTGTTCGGGCAGGAGGCGTGCACCATCACCTATCACGCCCCGCTGGACGCGCGCCTCGCGGGGGCCGACCCGGTGCTCTCGGAGGTGCTGTCGAAGCAGGCGTTCGGGCTGCTCGCGCAGCTGCCGGTCGGGGCGGTGCACGCGCCCCGCGTCCAGCGCTTGGTGCTCACGCAGCTGGCCGACGGCGCGGTCGACGTCGAGGCCGCCGCCAGGGCGCTCCACATGAGCGAGCGCACGCTGCGTCGACGCCTGGCCGAGGAGGGCACGTCGTTTCGCGAGGTCGTCGACGGCGCCCGTCGGGAGCGTGCGTTGGTGTTGATGGAGCGGCGCGACCAGAACCTCGATCAGATCGCGCTCGCGCTGGGGTTCGCCGGCGCGGGTGCGTTCCGCCGCGCGTTCCATCGCTGGACGGGCGAGAGCCCCCGCGCCTACCGGGCCAAGCTCGCGCTCGAGGAGTGA
- a CDS encoding TetR/AcrR family transcriptional regulator has translation MARPAHASSEDTYDAILDVALAIVRESGPDACSLREVARRADVSTGTIQYYFENRAGLLEACLDHLYAWVTREVLAELELIAASGDVLSSLERITRKALRFTRENQELVRMRYMTTMERGALPDQRLVRQLLPLLDKVGGQLAPDAPVKVRLRLAAHTLELAVSRYALHTDEECLQITGLGELPAALRAVEDHLVAHAKTLFLGALAPQAG, from the coding sequence ATGGCTCGGCCGGCCCACGCGAGCAGCGAAGACACCTACGACGCCATCCTGGACGTCGCGCTCGCCATCGTGCGCGAGAGCGGCCCCGACGCGTGCTCCCTGCGCGAGGTCGCGCGCCGCGCCGACGTGAGCACCGGCACCATCCAGTACTACTTCGAGAACCGGGCCGGGCTACTCGAGGCATGCCTGGACCACCTCTACGCGTGGGTCACGCGCGAGGTGCTGGCCGAGCTCGAGCTCATCGCCGCCTCGGGCGACGTCCTCTCGTCGCTGGAGCGCATCACCAGGAAGGCCCTCCGCTTCACGCGGGAGAACCAGGAGCTCGTCCGCATGCGCTACATGACCACCATGGAGCGCGGGGCCCTGCCCGATCAGCGGCTCGTGCGGCAGCTGCTGCCACTGTTGGACAAGGTGGGCGGCCAGCTGGCGCCGGATGCACCGGTCAAGGTGCGCCTGCGGCTCGCGGCGCACACGCTCGAGCTGGCTGTGAGCCGCTACGCGCTGCACACGGACGAGGAGTGTCTGCAGATCACGGGCCTCGGCGAGCTCCCGGCCGCCTTGCGTGCGGTGGAGGACCATCTCGTCGCCCACGCCAAGACCCTGTTCCTCGGGGCGCTGGCGCCGCAGGCGGGGTGA
- a CDS encoding YeeE/YedE family protein, producing the protein MKHSFALLTAVALGFCLSRIGFSSWDEVHAMFTLRDPRLVFTFLLAVVTLGVAWVVVRRVRPNDPPFSARPIHRGTVVGGVLFGVGWALSGACPGIILVQVGEGKLGALVTLAGVFLGNALYAAVHQRYFRFSVGSCEG; encoded by the coding sequence GTGAAGCACAGCTTTGCCCTCCTCACTGCCGTCGCGCTCGGCTTCTGTTTGAGCCGCATCGGCTTCAGCAGCTGGGACGAGGTCCACGCCATGTTCACGCTGCGCGATCCGCGCCTGGTGTTCACGTTCCTGCTGGCCGTGGTCACGCTGGGCGTGGCTTGGGTCGTCGTGCGACGCGTGCGTCCCAACGACCCCCCCTTCTCCGCGCGTCCCATCCACCGTGGCACCGTCGTGGGCGGCGTCCTCTTCGGCGTGGGCTGGGCGCTGTCCGGCGCGTGCCCTGGCATCATCTTGGTGCAAGTCGGGGAGGGCAAGCTGGGCGCCTTGGTGACCCTCGCCGGTGTGTTCCTCGGGAACGCACTCTACGCGGCCGTGCACCAGCGCTACTTCCGCTTCAGCGTCGGCAGCTGCGAGGGCTGA
- a CDS encoding fibronectin type III domain-containing protein — protein MTSILPNRFTMRLRALLALSLLVHAPGCGGSSGGRPDSGAGDGGADDGGADDGGADDAGSPDEGLTDGTPPEPGATGALTADNPTSSTVDLSWTAATDDTTAATSLQYRVYFAEDGALDTVANVLANGVAANDWTDDLGSLTVTGLTLGTDYGFNVVVRDAAGNMAVYGGATSATTDGAWGAEEPLEDYDAGSVYYSTLATNGRGDVLARWDRQPTWEAHYVTRPTDASEFGELLPWGTAGTYTARLGYDGDDSLASVTLRRNMDDSRDILFGEGTPSGGATFEEVALGIGGDYAFGRDVCVSATGDVMVVWDEGTSSTMRVIWARVRTGTSWGAPLLVSPSADIDVERPQLVCDPGGDHVVLYRDNQGSETALAQRVYDASSGAFMAAASTLSTDALNGSPAFGRSADGRAFVAVPEYADGTATSTIRVYTHDGSAWSAGVPLASRTTGSYGAVRLATAGDDVLVAWSDGAAIVGRRLVAGSSTWGAEETIEGSLSFAYLLSGDARGDFLAVWAASGSIYARISDGDDGQWGTTETLKDGGESVGSESLACILDVRRRATVVYTVWNPTESNFNAVARTYR, from the coding sequence ATGACTTCCATCCTCCCCAACAGGTTTACGATGCGGCTCCGCGCGCTGCTCGCCCTCTCGCTGCTCGTGCACGCGCCCGGTTGCGGCGGCTCCAGCGGCGGCCGCCCCGACAGCGGCGCGGGCGACGGCGGCGCGGACGACGGCGGCGCGGACGACGGCGGCGCGGACGACGCCGGCAGCCCCGACGAGGGCCTGACCGATGGCACCCCACCCGAGCCAGGCGCCACCGGGGCGCTCACGGCCGACAACCCCACATCGAGCACTGTGGACCTCTCCTGGACGGCCGCGACGGATGACACCACCGCGGCGACGTCGCTGCAGTACCGCGTGTACTTTGCCGAGGACGGTGCGCTCGACACCGTGGCCAACGTGCTCGCCAACGGGGTGGCCGCCAACGACTGGACCGATGACCTCGGGTCCCTCACGGTCACGGGGCTCACGCTCGGGACGGACTACGGGTTCAATGTCGTGGTTCGCGACGCGGCTGGGAACATGGCGGTCTATGGGGGTGCGACGAGCGCGACCACGGACGGCGCTTGGGGGGCCGAAGAGCCGCTCGAGGACTACGACGCCGGCTCGGTCTACTACTCGACCCTCGCGACGAACGGCCGCGGCGACGTGCTCGCGCGCTGGGACCGGCAGCCCACGTGGGAGGCGCACTACGTGACCCGGCCGACCGACGCCTCCGAGTTCGGCGAGCTGCTCCCGTGGGGGACCGCGGGCACCTACACGGCGCGGCTTGGCTACGACGGAGACGACAGCCTCGCCAGCGTCACGCTGCGCCGCAACATGGACGACTCCAGGGACATCCTGTTCGGTGAGGGCACGCCCAGCGGCGGGGCCACGTTCGAGGAGGTCGCGCTGGGCATCGGCGGCGACTACGCCTTCGGGCGCGACGTATGCGTGTCGGCCACGGGCGACGTGATGGTCGTCTGGGACGAAGGCACCAGCTCCACCATGCGGGTCATCTGGGCGCGCGTACGCACCGGCACCTCCTGGGGTGCGCCGCTCTTGGTCAGCCCTTCGGCGGACATCGACGTGGAGAGGCCACAGCTCGTGTGCGACCCAGGGGGCGATCACGTCGTGCTCTACCGCGACAACCAGGGCTCCGAGACCGCGCTCGCGCAGCGCGTGTACGACGCATCGAGCGGCGCCTTCATGGCTGCCGCGTCGACGCTCAGCACGGACGCGTTGAACGGTTCGCCCGCCTTCGGCCGGTCTGCCGACGGAAGGGCGTTCGTGGCGGTTCCCGAGTACGCCGATGGAACCGCGACGTCGACCATCCGTGTCTACACGCACGACGGAAGCGCCTGGTCCGCGGGCGTACCCCTCGCGTCGCGCACGACGGGCTCCTACGGCGCGGTCAGGCTCGCCACGGCAGGCGACGACGTGCTGGTGGCGTGGTCCGACGGCGCCGCGATCGTCGGTCGCAGGCTGGTCGCGGGCAGCAGCACGTGGGGGGCGGAGGAGACCATCGAGGGCTCGCTCTCCTTCGCGTATCTGTTGAGCGGCGACGCGCGTGGCGACTTCCTCGCCGTGTGGGCGGCCAGCGGCTCCATCTACGCGCGCATCTCGGATGGCGACGACGGACAGTGGGGAACGACGGAGACGCTCAAGGACGGCGGCGAGAGCGTCGGCTCGGAGTCGCTCGCGTGCATCCTCGACGTGCGGCGGCGGGCCACCGTGGTCTACACGGTCTGGAACCCCACGGAGTCCAACTTCAACGCCGTGGCTCGGACGTACCGCTGA
- a CDS encoding DUF1152 domain-containing protein: MQLATPPLLTRLEGASHVLLAGAGGGYDVFASIPLATHLLTQGKRVTFANLTFTYLGGTDADYVAPHVARVTPDTVGEDRYFPERSLSRWLRSRELDPTVYALEKVGVRPLTAAYRHLVAHTGADAIVLVDGGTDILMRGDEAGLGTPQEDIASLAAVHALSVPTKLVACLGFGVDTFHGVCHAHFLENTAALDREGAFLGAFSVPRASHEGAAYLDAVESAHRDHPARVSIVNASIAAALRGDFGDVPLSERTRGSELFINPLMTMYFGYELDAVARRCVYLPLLKHTESIFDVSLVLEGFRHEVSLRPRRSIPH; encoded by the coding sequence ATGCAGCTCGCCACACCGCCGCTCCTCACCCGCCTCGAAGGCGCCTCCCACGTGCTCTTGGCCGGCGCGGGCGGCGGCTATGACGTGTTCGCCAGCATCCCCCTGGCCACTCACTTGCTCACGCAGGGCAAGCGGGTGACCTTCGCGAACCTGACGTTCACCTACCTGGGCGGGACCGACGCGGACTACGTCGCGCCCCATGTGGCTCGTGTGACCCCCGACACGGTGGGCGAGGACCGGTACTTCCCCGAGCGCTCACTGTCGCGCTGGCTGAGGTCACGGGAGCTCGACCCTACCGTCTACGCCCTCGAGAAGGTGGGCGTGCGCCCGCTGACGGCGGCGTACCGGCACCTCGTCGCGCACACGGGCGCAGACGCCATCGTCCTGGTGGACGGCGGCACGGACATCCTGATGCGCGGCGACGAGGCGGGCCTCGGCACGCCGCAGGAGGACATCGCCAGCCTGGCCGCCGTGCACGCGCTGTCCGTCCCCACCAAGCTCGTCGCCTGCCTCGGGTTCGGCGTGGACACGTTCCACGGCGTGTGCCACGCGCACTTCCTCGAGAACACGGCGGCGCTCGACCGCGAGGGAGCGTTCCTGGGGGCCTTCTCGGTGCCACGCGCCTCCCACGAGGGCGCGGCCTACTTGGACGCCGTGGAGAGCGCCCATCGCGACCACCCCGCGCGCGTCAGCATCGTCAACGCGAGCATCGCTGCCGCGTTGCGCGGTGACTTTGGCGACGTCCCCTTGTCCGAGCGGACCCGGGGGAGCGAGCTGTTCATCAACCCGCTGATGACCATGTACTTCGGCTACGAGCTGGACGCGGTGGCACGGCGCTGCGTGTACCTCCCGCTCTTGAAGCACACCGAGAGCATCTTCGACGTGTCACTCGTCCTCGAGGGCTTCCGCCACGAGGTGAGCCTGCGCCCGCGGCGCAGCATCCCGCACTGA
- a CDS encoding sterol desaturase family protein, whose product MTLPPNERSSWISHIGYGGALLLALGLFQLGLWLELPAPQASLGAVFLVGALLLVVERLMPHSERWKPTWGTVGIDVLHNIVTAALVAPLVRAVVFALLVGVGAQLATAIGFGLWPSDLPLALQLLLALVVADLGAYSAHRVMHLTRAGWRVHAVHHSAAKLHVMASARTHPLNAVLTLTCETGPLILLGISPAALGAWTVYKAVNGLLQHANIALRPGWLSYVVATSDVHRYHHSVHLDESNRNFGNTTMLWDHVFGTFHLPRGEEPGLDVGIADAAIPESYWAHLAVPFRLSHYEALAARSAALPSAGLAVTSAPDTVVDDADGASHGPSAAAVGALGAPLIPHAEQA is encoded by the coding sequence ATGACGTTACCACCAAATGAGCGCAGCTCGTGGATCAGCCACATCGGGTACGGGGGCGCCCTCTTGCTGGCCCTCGGCCTCTTCCAGCTGGGGCTGTGGCTGGAGCTGCCCGCTCCACAGGCCTCGCTGGGCGCCGTGTTCCTCGTGGGCGCGCTGCTCTTGGTGGTCGAGCGGCTCATGCCGCACAGCGAGCGCTGGAAGCCGACGTGGGGCACCGTGGGCATCGACGTGCTGCACAACATCGTGACCGCCGCGCTGGTGGCCCCGCTGGTGAGAGCGGTCGTCTTCGCGCTCCTGGTGGGCGTGGGGGCGCAGCTGGCGACGGCCATCGGCTTCGGGCTGTGGCCGAGCGACCTGCCGCTCGCGCTCCAGCTGTTGCTCGCCCTCGTGGTGGCGGACCTGGGCGCGTACAGCGCGCACCGCGTCATGCACCTCACGCGCGCGGGATGGCGCGTGCATGCCGTCCATCACTCGGCCGCGAAGCTCCACGTCATGGCCAGCGCGCGCACCCACCCGCTCAACGCTGTGCTCACGCTCACCTGCGAGACGGGCCCGCTCATCCTGCTGGGGATCTCGCCAGCCGCGCTCGGCGCGTGGACGGTGTACAAGGCGGTCAACGGGCTCCTGCAGCACGCCAACATCGCGCTTCGCCCCGGCTGGCTCAGCTACGTGGTGGCCACGTCCGACGTCCACCGCTATCACCACTCCGTGCACCTCGACGAGTCGAACCGCAACTTCGGCAACACCACCATGCTCTGGGACCACGTGTTCGGCACCTTCCACCTGCCGCGCGGCGAAGAGCCGGGCCTGGACGTGGGCATCGCCGACGCCGCCATCCCCGAGTCCTACTGGGCGCACCTCGCGGTGCCGTTCCGGTTGAGCCACTACGAGGCGCTGGCCGCACGGAGCGCCGCCCTCCCCAGCGCAGGCCTCGCCGTGACGAGCGCGCCGGACACCGTCGTGGACGACGCCGACGGCGCCTCCCATGGCCCAAGCGCCGCCGCTGTGGGTGCGCTCGGCGCGCCCCTGATCCCCCATGCCGAGCAAGCCTGA
- a CDS encoding TetR/AcrR family transcriptional regulator codes for MPSKPETRPYRMGARAESAQRTREQVLDAAAECFGEQDYDAVSLKEIAARAGVGLQTVVRTGGSKEALFALVAERFLSATMAGFDLSRLHTWQDALAHLMTFYETFGDRTMRVITQEHRVPLVREYTQRSRALQAAWIQLHHGDAFEGLSDSQRKRRMAMVLTLTGARTWYALRRDYGLSPEDTLRNVTEQLTALLDMSGPNAT; via the coding sequence ATGCCGAGCAAGCCTGAGACCCGCCCCTATCGCATGGGCGCACGCGCCGAGAGCGCCCAGCGCACCCGCGAGCAGGTGCTGGACGCCGCGGCCGAGTGCTTCGGAGAGCAGGACTACGACGCGGTGTCGCTGAAGGAGATCGCAGCCCGCGCGGGCGTCGGCCTCCAGACGGTGGTGCGCACCGGAGGCTCGAAAGAGGCGCTCTTTGCGCTGGTGGCCGAGCGCTTCTTGAGCGCGACCATGGCGGGGTTCGATCTCTCGCGCCTCCATACCTGGCAAGACGCGCTGGCGCACCTGATGACGTTCTACGAGACCTTCGGGGACCGCACCATGCGCGTCATCACCCAAGAGCACCGCGTCCCCCTGGTGCGCGAGTACACGCAGCGCAGCCGCGCGCTGCAGGCCGCGTGGATTCAGCTGCACCACGGCGACGCGTTCGAGGGGCTGAGCGACTCCCAGCGCAAGCGCCGCATGGCCATGGTGCTGACGCTGACCGGCGCGCGCACGTGGTACGCCCTGCGCCGGGACTACGGGCTGAGCCCAGAAGACACGCTGAGGAACGTCACCGAGCAGCTGACGGCGCTGTTGGACATGAGCGGGCCGAACGCGACCTGA